In Bacillus toyonensis BCT-7112, a single window of DNA contains:
- the mdh gene encoding malate dehydrogenase, which translates to MTIKRKKVSVIGAGFTGATTAFLLAQKELADVVLVDIPQLENPTKGKALDMLEASPVQGFDANIIGTSDYADTADSDVVVITAGIARKPGMSRDDLVATNSKIMKSITRDIAKHSPNAIIVVLTNPVDAMTYSVFKEAGFPKERVIGQSGVLDTARFRTFIAQELNFSVKDITGFVLGGHGDDMVPLVRYSYAGGIPLETLIPKERLEAIVERTRKGGGEIVGLLGNGSAYYAPAASLVEMTEAILKDQRRVLPAIAYLEGEYGYSDLYLGVPVILGGNGIEKIIELELLAEEKEALDRSVESVRNVMKVLV; encoded by the coding sequence ATGACAATCAAACGCAAGAAAGTTTCAGTCATCGGTGCAGGATTTACAGGAGCAACAACAGCATTCTTATTAGCACAAAAAGAACTTGCAGATGTTGTATTAGTGGACATTCCACAACTGGAAAATCCAACAAAAGGGAAAGCGTTAGATATGTTAGAAGCGAGCCCAGTACAAGGTTTTGATGCTAACATTATTGGAACATCTGATTACGCAGATACTGCTGATTCTGACGTTGTCGTTATTACAGCAGGTATTGCACGTAAGCCTGGTATGAGCCGTGATGACTTAGTAGCAACAAACTCTAAAATTATGAAAAGTATTACGCGCGACATTGCAAAACATTCACCAAATGCGATTATTGTTGTATTAACAAATCCAGTTGATGCAATGACATATTCTGTATTTAAAGAAGCAGGATTCCCGAAAGAGCGTGTTATCGGGCAATCGGGCGTATTAGATACAGCTCGTTTCCGTACATTCATTGCACAAGAATTAAATTTTTCTGTGAAAGACATTACAGGATTTGTTCTTGGTGGACACGGTGACGACATGGTACCTCTTGTACGTTATTCCTATGCGGGTGGCATTCCGTTAGAAACGTTAATTCCGAAAGAGCGTTTAGAGGCAATTGTAGAACGTACACGTAAGGGTGGCGGAGAGATTGTAGGCTTATTAGGAAACGGTAGTGCATATTACGCACCAGCGGCTTCTTTAGTTGAAATGACAGAAGCAATCTTAAAAGATCAACGCCGTGTATTACCGGCTATTGCGTATCTTGAAGGTGAATATGGTTATAGTGACCTTTACTTAGGGGTACCAGTAATTCTAGGTGGTAACGGAATTGAAAAAATTATTGAATTAGAACTTCTTGCAGAGGAAAAAGAAGCGTTAGATCGCTCTGTAGAATCTGTACGTAACGTTATGAAAGTTCTTGTTTAA
- the citZ gene encoding citrate synthase yields the protein MTVIRGLEGVVATTSSVSSIIDDTLTYVGYNIDDLAENATFEEVVYLLWHRKLPNEQELAEFNETVSEYYKVPGEILTYLKQVDLKIAHPMSVLRTAISMLSLYDESAEIMDEKSNYLKAVKLQAQVGTLIAAYARIRKGLDIVEPRKDLSLAANFLYMLNDREPNEVEIEAFDKALVLHADHELNASTFTARVCVATLSDVYSGITAAIGALKGPLHGGANENVMKMLTEIGEEENVESYIHNALQNKVKIMGFGHRVYEQGDPRAKHLREMSKRLCVLLGEEKWYNMSIKIEDIVTKEKGLPPNVDFYSASVYHCLGIDHDLFTPIFAISRMSGWLAHILEQYENNRLIRPRADYNGPTHQVYVPIAQR from the coding sequence ATGACTGTTATTCGAGGTTTAGAAGGGGTAGTAGCAACAACATCATCTGTGAGCTCTATTATTGATGATACATTAACTTATGTTGGGTATAATATTGATGATTTAGCTGAGAATGCTACATTTGAAGAAGTAGTGTACTTATTATGGCACCGTAAGCTTCCTAACGAACAAGAACTAGCGGAATTTAATGAAACTGTATCAGAATACTATAAAGTGCCAGGTGAAATTTTAACATATTTGAAACAAGTAGATTTAAAGATCGCACATCCTATGTCTGTTTTACGAACTGCAATTTCCATGCTATCATTATACGATGAGAGCGCTGAAATTATGGATGAAAAGTCCAATTATTTGAAAGCGGTTAAATTACAAGCTCAAGTGGGAACTTTAATTGCCGCTTATGCAAGAATCCGTAAAGGTTTAGATATTGTTGAACCGAGAAAAGATTTATCATTAGCTGCAAACTTCTTGTACATGTTAAATGATCGTGAGCCAAATGAAGTTGAAATTGAAGCTTTTGATAAGGCGCTTGTACTTCATGCAGATCATGAGTTAAACGCTTCTACATTTACTGCACGTGTTTGCGTAGCTACACTTTCAGATGTATATTCTGGTATTACTGCAGCAATCGGTGCGTTAAAAGGTCCTCTTCACGGCGGGGCAAATGAAAATGTAATGAAGATGTTAACTGAAATTGGCGAAGAAGAAAATGTAGAATCATATATTCATAATGCTCTTCAAAATAAAGTGAAAATCATGGGCTTTGGTCATCGTGTGTATGAGCAAGGTGATCCACGTGCAAAACATTTACGTGAAATGTCTAAGAGATTATGCGTGCTTTTAGGAGAAGAGAAATGGTATAATATGTCTATCAAAATTGAAGACATTGTAACAAAAGAAAAAGGTCTTCCACCAAATGTTGATTTCTATTCAGCTTCTGTATACCATTGTTTAGGAATTGACCATGACTTATTTACACCTATCTTTGCAATTAGCCGTATGTCAGGCTGGTTAGCTCATATTCTAGAACAATATGAAAACAACCGTTTAATCCGTCCGCGTGCTGATTATAATGGACCAACACATCAAGTATATGTTCCAATTGCACAACGATAA
- a CDS encoding MaoC family dehydratase, producing MLKKKVQIGRKMDEITVGEKLSITEKIEDKDLLLYLGLTNDANPLYIQHDYASQTPYEKPIVPSIMLTGMITTAVTKYLPGPGSHIIRKDLTFVKHVHHYETLQIHFEVVAVSEEAHTIDMLVSAHDEKGETVVKGSLTVTPPFKSVSIMEKALDNF from the coding sequence ATGTTAAAGAAAAAAGTTCAAATTGGTCGTAAAATGGATGAAATTACAGTAGGAGAGAAACTATCTATCACTGAAAAAATTGAGGATAAAGATTTGTTATTGTATTTAGGGCTAACGAATGATGCCAATCCATTATATATTCAGCATGATTACGCATCCCAAACTCCGTATGAAAAGCCGATTGTACCAAGCATTATGCTAACGGGAATGATTACAACGGCGGTTACGAAATATTTACCAGGTCCAGGTAGTCATATTATTAGGAAGGACCTTACGTTCGTGAAGCATGTTCACCATTATGAAACGTTACAAATCCACTTTGAAGTTGTGGCTGTTTCTGAGGAGGCACATACAATTGATATGCTTGTATCTGCTCATGATGAAAAAGGAGAAACGGTTGTTAAAGGTTCATTAACGGTAACGCCACCTTTTAAATCTGTTTCCATTATGGAAAAAGCATTAGATAATTTTTAA
- a CDS encoding DUF441 domain-containing protein, with translation MISQSTLFLFILLIIGLIAKNQSLTVAIGVLFLLKFTFLGDKVFPYLQTKGINLGVTVITIAVLVPIATGEIGFKQLGEAAKSYYAWIALASGVAVALLAKGGVQLLTTDPHITTALVFGTIIAVALFNGVAVGPLIGAGIAYAVMSIIQMFK, from the coding sequence ATGATTAGTCAGTCAACGTTATTTTTATTCATACTACTTATTATAGGACTTATTGCTAAAAACCAATCGCTTACTGTAGCCATTGGAGTGTTATTCTTATTGAAGTTTACGTTTTTAGGAGATAAAGTCTTTCCTTATTTACAAACGAAAGGGATTAACCTTGGTGTAACAGTCATTACAATAGCAGTGCTCGTACCGATTGCGACAGGGGAAATAGGCTTTAAACAACTCGGAGAAGCAGCGAAATCATATTATGCATGGATTGCTTTAGCCTCAGGTGTGGCGGTCGCTTTGTTAGCGAAAGGCGGCGTACAATTATTGACGACGGACCCTCATATTACAACTGCGCTTGTTTTTGGGACGATTATAGCGGTTGCCTTATTTAATGGGGTGGCTGTAGGCCCATTAATTGGGGCTGGAATTGCCTATGCAGTTATGAGTATTATACAAATGTTTAAATAA
- the phoR gene encoding sensory box histidine kinase PhoR — protein sequence MNKFRSRLLFTFVSLIVFILVGLGLLLETVFENYYIDHAKERMVKETGYVAVLAEEQGFEDVLKRPYVFEKLEEKIPASIIFVDEKKKVQYGKGQQSAFSQEMIKELSAETAKQRNKVITKETDQKNEFYHAVFVQDVTGKQGYILVKSTIEPLKDVHQKTWGLLIIGFVIACLVVVFLGMKITGQYIRPIESVTKVAIELAKGNYKARAYESHSDETGMLSKAINILARNLQEMTLEQEMQQDRLHTLIENMGSGMILIDSRGYINLVNRSYKETFHVTDEEYLDRLYYESFHHTEIIELVEEIFMTEVKVRKQMLLPLGIERKHFEVYGAPIIGTNHEWKGIVLVFHDITELKRLEQMRKDFLANVSHELKTPITSIKGFSETLLDGAMDNKKFCEHFLHIILKESERMQGLIEDLLDLSKIEQQGFKLNMETVDMKGILEDIHMVLDNKAGEKEISLQVNVLKRVSVIGDPGRLKQIFINLINNAIVYTPAGGVVSVELAEDKYNAYIKVSDTGIGISKDEIPRIFERFYRVDKARSRNTGGTGLGLSIVKHLVEAHHGTITVDSEVGEGTTFTVVLPKSATEK from the coding sequence ATGAATAAATTTCGTTCCAGGCTTCTTTTTACATTTGTTTCTCTTATTGTGTTTATTTTAGTTGGACTAGGTTTACTGTTAGAAACCGTGTTTGAAAACTATTATATAGATCATGCGAAAGAGAGAATGGTAAAAGAAACAGGATATGTTGCGGTATTAGCAGAAGAACAAGGTTTTGAGGATGTTTTAAAAAGGCCGTATGTATTTGAAAAGTTAGAAGAAAAAATACCAGCTTCTATTATATTTGTAGATGAAAAAAAGAAAGTTCAATATGGCAAAGGGCAACAATCTGCATTTAGTCAAGAGATGATTAAAGAACTTTCTGCCGAAACAGCGAAACAACGAAATAAAGTCATTACGAAAGAAACGGATCAGAAGAATGAATTTTATCATGCGGTGTTCGTTCAAGATGTAACAGGGAAACAAGGATACATTTTGGTGAAAAGTACAATTGAGCCTTTGAAAGATGTTCATCAAAAAACGTGGGGATTATTAATTATCGGATTTGTTATCGCTTGTCTTGTAGTCGTGTTTTTAGGTATGAAAATTACAGGGCAATATATTAGGCCAATTGAATCAGTTACGAAAGTTGCGATTGAATTAGCGAAGGGAAATTATAAAGCACGTGCTTATGAAAGTCATTCGGATGAAACAGGAATGCTGAGTAAAGCGATTAATATTTTAGCTCGTAATTTACAAGAGATGACACTCGAACAAGAAATGCAACAAGATCGTCTGCATACGTTAATCGAAAATATGGGAAGTGGAATGATTTTAATTGATAGCCGCGGTTATATAAACCTTGTAAACCGTTCTTATAAAGAGACTTTCCACGTAACAGATGAAGAGTATTTAGATCGCTTATATTATGAATCGTTCCATCATACAGAAATTATTGAGCTTGTGGAAGAAATCTTTATGACAGAAGTGAAAGTGCGTAAACAAATGCTATTGCCACTTGGAATTGAGCGAAAGCATTTCGAAGTATATGGAGCGCCGATTATCGGGACGAACCATGAATGGAAAGGGATTGTTCTCGTATTCCATGACATAACAGAGTTAAAGAGATTAGAACAAATGAGAAAAGACTTTTTAGCCAATGTTTCTCATGAACTAAAGACGCCAATTACTTCTATTAAAGGTTTTTCAGAAACGCTCTTGGATGGAGCGATGGATAATAAGAAATTCTGCGAACATTTCTTACACATTATTTTAAAAGAAAGTGAACGCATGCAAGGGTTAATTGAAGATTTATTAGATTTGTCAAAGATCGAGCAACAAGGGTTTAAATTAAATATGGAAACCGTTGATATGAAGGGAATTCTTGAAGATATTCATATGGTGCTTGACAATAAAGCAGGCGAAAAAGAAATCTCTTTACAAGTGAATGTATTAAAACGTGTCTCTGTCATTGGAGATCCTGGTCGTTTGAAACAAATCTTTATTAATTTAATTAATAATGCAATCGTATATACACCGGCTGGAGGCGTTGTTTCTGTTGAATTAGCAGAAGATAAATACAATGCTTATATAAAAGTATCTGATACTGGAATTGGCATTAGTAAAGATGAAATCCCACGTATTTTTGAACGTTTTTACCGAGTGGATAAAGCGAGAAGTAGAAATACTGGTGGTACAGGTCTTGGATTATCGATTGTAAAGCATTTAGTTGAGGCACATCACGGTACAATTACTGTGGATAGTGAAGTTGGGGAAGGGACAACATTTACAGTTGTTTTACCGAAATCGGCAACTGAAAAATAG
- the icd gene encoding NADP-dependent isocitrate dehydrogenase produces the protein MTTGEKITVTNGVMNVPNNPIIPFIEGDGIGPDIWEAASRVLEAAVEKAYDGEKKIVWKEVLAGEKAFNQTGEWLPEETLNLIREYLIAIKGPLTTPVGGGIRSLNVALRQELDLYVCLRPVRYFEGVPSPVKRPEDTDMVIFRENTEDIYAGIEYAQGSPEAEKVLAFLKEAMGVNKIRFPETSGIGIKPISEEGTKRLVRAAIQYAINEKRSSVTLVHKGNIMKFTEGAFKNWGYEVAEQEFGDKVFTWAEYDRIVEKDGKDAANKAMADAEVAGKIIVKDSIADIFLQQILTRPREFDVVATMNLNGDYISDALAAQVGGIGIAPGANINYVTGHAIFEATHGTAPKYAGLDKVNPSSVLLSGVLLLEHLGWNEAAKLVTDSVEKTIASKVVTYDFARLMEGATEVKCSEFANELIKNMDVAIIKNA, from the coding sequence TTGACGACAGGTGAAAAAATTACTGTAACTAATGGTGTTATGAATGTACCAAACAATCCGATTATTCCATTTATCGAAGGAGATGGAATTGGTCCTGATATTTGGGAAGCTGCATCTCGCGTACTAGAAGCAGCAGTAGAAAAAGCTTATGATGGTGAGAAGAAAATCGTTTGGAAAGAAGTGCTTGCAGGGGAAAAAGCATTCAACCAAACAGGCGAGTGGTTACCAGAAGAGACTTTAAATTTAATCCGTGAATATTTAATCGCAATTAAAGGTCCACTTACAACTCCAGTTGGCGGTGGTATTCGTTCTCTAAACGTAGCGCTTCGTCAAGAATTAGATTTATACGTATGTCTACGTCCAGTTCGTTATTTTGAAGGTGTTCCTTCACCTGTAAAACGTCCGGAAGATACTGATATGGTTATTTTCCGTGAAAATACAGAAGACATCTATGCTGGAATTGAATATGCACAAGGATCTCCAGAAGCAGAAAAAGTTCTTGCTTTCTTAAAAGAAGCAATGGGTGTTAATAAAATCCGCTTCCCAGAAACATCTGGTATTGGTATTAAACCAATTTCAGAAGAAGGGACAAAGCGTCTTGTTCGTGCTGCAATTCAATATGCAATTAACGAAAAACGCTCTTCTGTTACATTAGTTCATAAAGGAAACATTATGAAATTTACAGAAGGTGCTTTCAAAAACTGGGGTTATGAAGTTGCGGAACAAGAATTTGGCGATAAAGTATTTACTTGGGCTGAATATGATCGCATCGTTGAAAAAGATGGCAAAGATGCAGCGAATAAAGCGATGGCAGACGCAGAAGTGGCTGGAAAAATCATCGTAAAAGATTCTATTGCAGATATCTTCTTACAACAAATTTTAACTCGTCCACGTGAGTTCGATGTTGTTGCAACAATGAACTTAAATGGTGACTATATCTCTGATGCACTTGCTGCACAAGTAGGTGGAATTGGTATTGCACCTGGTGCAAACATTAACTATGTGACTGGACATGCTATCTTTGAAGCTACACATGGTACAGCTCCAAAATATGCAGGTTTAGACAAAGTAAACCCATCTTCTGTTCTTCTTTCTGGTGTATTATTACTAGAACATTTAGGATGGAATGAAGCTGCGAAATTAGTAACTGATTCAGTTGAGAAAACAATTGCATCAAAAGTAGTAACATACGACTTCGCTCGTCTAATGGAAGGCGCAACAGAAGTGAAATGTTCTGAATTTGCTAATGAGCTTATTAAAAACATGGATGTAGCGATAATCAAAAACGCATAA
- the phoP gene encoding two-component system response regulator PhoP, whose product MNNRILVVDDEEFILTLIEFNLQQAGFEVITAMDGEMALQKATTERPDLIILDLMLPKMDGMEVCKELRLQRVMTPILMLTAKDDEFDKVLGLELGADDYMTKPFSPREVVARVKAILRRTKLQQEEQVAEAPDEDSILIADLKILPEFYEAYFQGRKLELTPKEFELLVYLAKNKSRVLTRDQLLSAVWNYDFAGDTRIVDVHISHLRDKIEKNTKKPTYIKTIRGLGYKLEEPKGDE is encoded by the coding sequence ATGAACAATCGTATTTTAGTAGTTGATGATGAGGAATTTATCTTAACTTTAATTGAATTTAATTTACAACAAGCTGGTTTTGAAGTTATAACAGCGATGGATGGAGAAATGGCGCTTCAAAAAGCGACAACAGAACGTCCGGATTTAATTATATTAGATTTAATGCTTCCAAAAATGGATGGTATGGAAGTTTGTAAAGAATTACGATTGCAGCGTGTTATGACGCCGATTTTAATGTTAACAGCAAAAGATGATGAATTTGATAAGGTGCTAGGTCTTGAACTTGGGGCGGATGATTATATGACGAAGCCATTTAGTCCAAGGGAAGTTGTTGCTCGTGTGAAGGCGATTTTACGTCGTACGAAATTACAGCAAGAAGAGCAAGTTGCAGAAGCGCCAGATGAAGATAGCATCCTAATTGCAGACCTTAAAATTTTACCGGAGTTTTATGAGGCTTATTTCCAAGGAAGAAAGCTTGAATTAACCCCAAAAGAATTTGAACTACTTGTTTATCTTGCGAAAAATAAAAGTCGCGTGTTGACGCGTGATCAATTATTAAGTGCTGTATGGAATTATGATTTTGCTGGTGATACACGAATTGTTGATGTTCATATTAGCCACTTGCGCGATAAAATTGAAAAAAATACGAAAAAACCGACGTACATTAAAACGATACGTGGTTTAGGATATAAATTAGAGGAGCCAAAAGGGGATGAATAA
- the ytvI gene encoding sporulation integral membrane protein YtvI gives MNRNLLYMILRLIFVIVATVAGFYVLLYMSGLIYPFIIAFAFAYLINPVVNFLNQKLQFPRALAVLVSLILVFGAIVGLVTYLVTEAISATTYLLQLVTVKFPDIVKFAEQFALNHIMPLYDDLISKFNHLGEPQRYTITQNIQNLGTEATTQMKELLTAIISGLTNFISALPTTLTVLVFILLATFFISYDWHRLAQKARKLLPNRVHGYGKTIFVDLRKALFGFVKAQLTLVSMTTVIVLIGLLILRVPYAITIAIITGVVDLLPYLGTGAVFVPWVIYVFFTGDTAFAIGLLILYIVVIVQRQIMEPKVLSSNIGLDPLATLVALFIGFKLFGFLGLIIGPVTLVLLNTLHKAHVFHDLWKYIKGSPSSKQ, from the coding sequence TTGAACCGAAACTTACTATATATGATATTGCGACTCATATTTGTCATTGTAGCAACGGTAGCTGGGTTCTATGTATTACTATACATGTCAGGACTTATCTATCCTTTTATTATCGCTTTTGCATTTGCTTATTTGATTAATCCTGTCGTCAATTTCCTTAATCAAAAACTACAATTCCCTCGCGCACTAGCAGTACTCGTTAGCTTAATTCTCGTATTCGGAGCTATCGTCGGGCTTGTTACATACCTTGTAACAGAAGCAATATCTGCCACAACATACTTACTACAACTTGTTACAGTAAAGTTTCCGGATATCGTTAAATTCGCAGAGCAATTTGCACTTAATCATATTATGCCTCTCTATGACGATTTAATTTCTAAATTTAATCATCTTGGAGAACCGCAGCGTTATACAATTACACAAAACATCCAAAACTTAGGAACTGAAGCAACAACACAAATGAAAGAACTTTTAACAGCTATTATAAGTGGATTAACAAATTTCATTAGTGCATTACCAACAACTCTAACTGTTCTTGTATTCATTTTATTAGCCACTTTCTTCATTAGTTACGATTGGCACCGTCTTGCTCAAAAAGCAAGAAAACTTCTACCGAATCGTGTACATGGCTACGGAAAAACTATTTTTGTCGATTTAAGAAAAGCTTTGTTCGGTTTTGTTAAAGCGCAACTTACACTCGTATCTATGACAACCGTTATTGTACTAATCGGACTTTTAATATTACGCGTACCATACGCCATTACTATCGCGATTATTACAGGTGTTGTAGATTTACTCCCATACTTAGGGACAGGAGCCGTCTTCGTCCCTTGGGTTATATACGTATTTTTCACTGGCGACACCGCATTCGCCATCGGTCTTCTCATTCTATACATCGTCGTGATTGTCCAAAGACAAATTATGGAACCTAAAGTACTTTCATCTAATATTGGTCTTGATCCATTAGCGACACTAGTCGCTCTATTTATCGGCTTTAAGCTCTTCGGTTTCTTAGGATTAATCATCGGTCCAGTCACATTAGTACTACTTAATACATTACACAAAGCTCATGTCTTCCATGACTTGTGGAAATACATTAAAGGTTCACCCTCTTCAAAACAATAA
- the polA gene encoding DNA polymerase I — protein sequence MEKKVVLVDGNNIAYRAFFALPLLNNDKGIHTNAIYGFTMMLMRILEEEKPTHMLVAFDAGKTTFRHKTYSEYKGGRQKTPPELSEQFPFIREMLDAFNVPRYELENYEADDIMGTLAKEASEQGFHVKVISGDKDLLQLVSDNTLVCIPRKGITEVDEYTKEALFEKYSLSPKQIIDMKGLMGDQSDNIPGVPGVGEKTAIKLLTQFETVEAVYENIDQVSGKKLKEKLEANKEQALMSKDLATIITDAPITVHVDDMEYKGYEASDVIPMFENLGFTSLLNKLGVTPEETAPAELDDITFDIVEEVTEEILQQDSALIIEVQEDNYHKADIQGFGIQNENGCYFIQTDIALASEAFKAWLANGEMRKHTFDAKRAIVALKWKGIDIQGIDFDLLIAAYLLDPADTDKDFRTVAKMKETHAVKSDEEVYGKGAKRAVPELEVVAEHVARKVHVLYDVKQTFLEELKKNEQYELFTELELPLARVLADMEVKGVKVDTERLRNMGEELAGRLKEMEQEIYKLAGTEFNINSPKQLGVILFENLNLPVIKKTKTGYSTSADVLDKLMNHHEIIPNILHYRQLGKLNSTYIEGLLKVVHEDSSKIHTRFNQVLTQTGRLSSTDPNLQNIPIRLEEGRKIRQAFVPSEEGWIMYAADYSQIELRVLAHIANDKGLVEAFQHDMDIHTKTAMDVFGVGKDEVTSNMRRQAKAVNFGIVYGISDYGLSQNLGITRKAAAEFIEKYLESFPGVQEYMDDIVKDAKQKGYVATLLNRRRYIPEITSRNFNLRSFAERTAMNTPIQGSAADIIKIAMIIMADRLEEEGLQARLLLQVHDELIFEAPKEEIEKLEKLVPEVMEHAIELAVPLKVDYSYGPTWYDAK from the coding sequence GTGGAAAAAAAAGTCGTATTAGTAGATGGTAATAATATCGCGTATCGTGCTTTCTTTGCACTACCGCTTTTAAATAACGACAAAGGTATACATACGAACGCAATTTACGGTTTTACAATGATGTTAATGAGAATATTAGAGGAAGAAAAGCCAACGCATATGCTTGTTGCGTTTGATGCAGGAAAAACGACATTCCGTCATAAAACGTATAGCGAGTATAAAGGAGGACGTCAAAAGACTCCACCTGAGTTATCAGAACAATTCCCGTTTATTCGTGAGATGCTTGATGCATTTAATGTACCGCGTTATGAACTAGAAAATTATGAAGCGGATGACATTATGGGGACGTTAGCGAAAGAAGCGAGTGAGCAAGGGTTTCATGTTAAGGTTATTTCAGGAGATAAAGATTTACTTCAACTTGTTTCTGATAATACGCTTGTATGTATACCTCGAAAAGGGATTACAGAAGTAGATGAATATACGAAAGAAGCTTTATTTGAGAAATACAGTTTATCACCAAAGCAAATTATCGATATGAAAGGTTTAATGGGGGACCAGTCAGATAATATTCCGGGTGTACCAGGAGTTGGTGAAAAAACTGCAATTAAATTGTTAACGCAATTTGAAACGGTTGAAGCAGTGTATGAAAATATCGATCAAGTAAGCGGGAAGAAATTAAAAGAAAAACTAGAAGCGAATAAAGAACAAGCTCTTATGAGTAAAGATCTTGCAACTATTATTACAGATGCGCCGATTACAGTGCATGTGGATGATATGGAGTATAAAGGATATGAAGCAAGTGATGTGATTCCAATGTTCGAGAATTTAGGATTTACATCTCTTTTGAATAAATTAGGTGTTACGCCAGAAGAAACAGCTCCAGCTGAATTAGATGATATTACATTTGATATTGTGGAAGAAGTTACAGAAGAAATACTTCAGCAAGATAGTGCACTTATTATAGAAGTACAAGAAGATAACTATCATAAAGCGGACATTCAAGGTTTTGGTATTCAAAATGAAAATGGTTGCTACTTTATTCAGACAGACATAGCTCTTGCATCCGAGGCTTTCAAAGCATGGCTTGCAAATGGAGAAATGAGAAAGCATACATTTGATGCGAAGCGAGCTATCGTTGCACTCAAATGGAAGGGTATAGATATTCAAGGAATCGACTTTGATTTATTAATTGCTGCTTATTTACTTGATCCAGCTGATACGGATAAAGATTTCCGTACTGTAGCGAAAATGAAAGAAACGCATGCCGTGAAATCGGATGAAGAAGTTTATGGAAAAGGTGCGAAGCGTGCTGTTCCAGAGCTAGAAGTAGTAGCGGAGCATGTAGCTCGAAAAGTGCATGTATTATATGATGTAAAGCAAACGTTCTTGGAAGAATTAAAAAAGAACGAGCAATATGAATTGTTTACAGAGTTAGAATTACCACTTGCACGTGTACTAGCTGATATGGAAGTAAAAGGTGTAAAAGTTGATACGGAGCGCCTTCGTAATATGGGAGAAGAACTTGCGGGTAGATTAAAGGAAATGGAACAGGAAATTTATAAGCTTGCGGGAACAGAATTTAATATTAATTCACCGAAGCAACTTGGGGTTATTCTGTTTGAGAATTTAAACTTACCAGTTATTAAAAAGACGAAAACAGGTTATTCTACGTCAGCTGATGTACTGGATAAACTTATGAATCATCATGAAATTATTCCAAACATTTTACATTATCGTCAGTTAGGGAAATTAAATTCAACTTACATTGAAGGTTTACTAAAAGTTGTACATGAAGATTCATCGAAAATTCATACTCGCTTTAATCAAGTTTTAACACAAACAGGTCGATTAAGTTCAACAGATCCGAACTTGCAAAATATACCGATTCGATTAGAAGAAGGAAGAAAGATTCGTCAGGCATTTGTTCCATCAGAAGAAGGATGGATTATGTATGCGGCCGATTATTCACAAATTGAACTTCGTGTATTAGCTCATATTGCAAATGATAAAGGGCTAGTTGAAGCGTTCCAACATGATATGGATATTCATACGAAAACAGCTATGGACGTATTCGGTGTTGGAAAAGATGAAGTAACTTCGAATATGAGACGACAAGCGAAAGCTGTTAACTTCGGAATTGTGTATGGTATTAGTGATTACGGTCTTTCACAAAACTTAGGAATTACAAGAAAAGCAGCAGCGGAATTTATTGAAAAGTATTTAGAAAGTTTCCCTGGTGTACAAGAATATATGGATGACATCGTAAAAGATGCGAAACAAAAAGGGTATGTGGCTACCTTATTAAATCGTCGCCGTTACATTCCGGAAATTACGAGTCGTAATTTCAATTTACGTAGCTTTGCTGAGCGTACAGCTATGAATACACCAATTCAAGGTAGTGCTGCAGATATTATAAAGATAGCTATGATTATTATGGCAGATCGTTTAGAAGAAGAAGGATTACAAGCGCGTCTTCTTCTGCAAGTACACGATGAATTAATCTTTGAAGCACCAAAAGAAGAAATTGAAAAATTAGAGAAGCTTGTACCAGAAGTAATGGAGCATGCAATTGAACTCGCAGTTCCACTGAAAGTTGATTATTCTTACGGTCCAACTTGGTACGACGCAAAATAA